In Helicobacter bilis, a genomic segment contains:
- the hemE gene encoding uroporphyrinogen decarboxylase, which produces MIFIDACLRKKTPYTPIWMMRQAGRYLDEYKATRKRAKNFIDLCQRVDLATEVTLQPIDILDVDAAILFSDILVIPYEMGLPLEFKEGFGPQFLQTITDEESLGMLKSNAHTRLSYVYECVDSVRKRLAKDKALIGFSGAPWTLATYMIEGHGSKSYEKSKKMLYQNPKLLHALLQKLTDEIKQYLSMQIKAGANAVMLFDSWANALEKSKYLEFGWFYLQDIANYLKATFPQIPLIAFPRGVGAFLESLHGKFDVLGIDWQIDMKEAKEKAGDRFVLQGNLEPARLYDYSSMKEGVISILEVMRNSGHIFNLGHGMIKDLPRENAISLVKLVRELSSKYA; this is translated from the coding sequence ATGATTTTTATTGACGCATGTTTGAGAAAAAAAACGCCCTATACACCTATATGGATGATGAGACAAGCAGGACGCTATTTAGATGAATACAAAGCGACAAGAAAGAGGGCTAAAAATTTTATTGATTTATGTCAAAGAGTGGATTTAGCCACAGAGGTTACACTACAACCTATCGATATTTTAGATGTGGATGCGGCGATTTTATTCAGCGATATTTTAGTTATTCCTTATGAAATGGGGCTTCCTTTAGAGTTTAAAGAGGGGTTTGGACCACAATTTTTACAAACAATTACTGATGAAGAGAGTTTAGGTATGCTAAAGTCAAACGCACATACTAGACTTTCCTATGTGTATGAATGCGTAGATTCTGTGCGAAAAAGATTAGCAAAAGATAAAGCATTGATTGGCTTTAGTGGAGCGCCATGGACCCTTGCTACATATATGATAGAGGGACATGGCAGTAAAAGCTATGAAAAAAGTAAAAAAATGTTGTATCAAAATCCAAAACTCTTACACGCTTTATTACAAAAACTCACAGATGAGATAAAGCAATATTTAAGTATGCAGATAAAAGCTGGGGCAAATGCAGTTATGCTTTTTGACTCATGGGCGAATGCGTTAGAAAAAAGCAAATATTTAGAGTTTGGCTGGTTTTATTTGCAGGATATTGCAAATTATCTTAAGGCTACATTTCCACAAATTCCACTTATCGCATTTCCTCGCGGTGTCGGTGCATTTTTAGAATCTCTTCACGGCAAGTTTGATGTATTAGGCATTGACTGGCAGATTGATATGAAAGAGGCAAAAGAAAAGGCAGGCGATCGCTTTGTATTGCAAGGTAATCTTGAGCCCGCAAGGCTTTATGACTATTCTTCTATGAAGGAGGGGGTTATCTCTATCCTTGAAGTTATGCGTAATTCTGGGCATATCTTTAACCTTGGACATGGCATGATTAAAGATTTACCGCGTGAGAATGCAATATCCTTAGTGAAACTTGTAAGAGAACTATCGAGTAAATATGCCTGA
- the trpA gene encoding tryptophan synthase subunit alpha, giving the protein MNQKLELMGHVIAGYPDTHSCIRAATGILRGGATYLEVQFPFSDGNADGVLIQSASDYSLRHGFIPQHGFTIIDTLVKNTSKRILAMTYANIVLQYGVKEFVSDLAKCGAYGVIIPDFGFGEEDFGMRELCREHNIYFIELIAPLTSQKRVREIASQTLAPFLYVIARNGLTGGQTLINREVLEYIEDVAEICALEEKSIMVGFGINHASQLTLLQHKVYGVVAGSYFVDIINKNQDSENLLEILQDSTQKLLACE; this is encoded by the coding sequence GTGAATCAAAAATTAGAACTTATGGGGCATGTTATCGCTGGATACCCCGACACACATTCATGTATTCGTGCGGCAACGGGGATTTTGCGGGGAGGTGCAACATATTTGGAAGTGCAGTTTCCATTTTCTGATGGTAATGCAGATGGCGTATTAATACAAAGTGCGAGTGATTATAGTTTGCGTCATGGATTTATCCCTCAGCATGGATTTACCATTATTGATACACTTGTGAAAAATACTTCAAAGCGCATACTTGCAATGACTTATGCAAATATTGTATTGCAGTATGGAGTAAAAGAGTTTGTGAGTGATCTTGCAAAATGTGGTGCTTATGGTGTTATTATCCCAGATTTTGGCTTTGGTGAAGAAGATTTTGGCATGAGGGAGTTATGCAGGGAACACAACATATATTTTATTGAGTTAATCGCTCCGCTTACATCACAAAAGCGTGTGAGAGAAATCGCAAGTCAAACACTCGCGCCATTTCTTTATGTCATTGCACGCAATGGATTAACAGGGGGTCAAACACTCATCAATAGGGAAGTTCTTGAGTATATAGAAGATGTGGCTGAAATCTGTGCATTAGAAGAAAAATCAATTATGGTTGGTTTTGGTATTAATCATGCAAGTCAGCTTACCTTATTGCAACATAAAGTTTATGGTGTTGTTGCGGGGAGTTATTTTGTTGATATTATTAATAAGAATCAAGATAGCGAGAATCTTTTGGAGATTTTACAAGATTCCACGCAAAAGCTTTTAGCGTGTGAGTAG
- a CDS encoding phosphatase PAP2 family protein: MTEKKNNELKFMFIVLVVACVLFVYDVELYGDVFQFLALYLGIIILVYEKNIKRVIMLSIAAAFVVGVVYAIKFGFMQLASHNTEYASISLRPYAFNGTPSIYDYNGFPSGHTAAAFIAVGFALRFYSKRWIIFLALLAILVPPSRVLTLWHTTIQVIAGGIFSLVITYSVLVVLQKIPYFRNA; encoded by the coding sequence ATGACAGAAAAGAAAAATAATGAACTCAAATTTATGTTTATTGTGCTAGTTGTAGCATGTGTGCTATTTGTGTATGATGTGGAGTTATATGGCGATGTGTTTCAATTTTTAGCACTTTATTTGGGCATTATTATTTTAGTGTATGAAAAAAATATAAAACGCGTGATTATGCTATCTATTGCAGCTGCCTTTGTTGTTGGCGTTGTTTATGCGATAAAATTTGGGTTTATGCAGTTGGCATCTCATAATACAGAATATGCTTCAATATCACTTCGCCCATACGCATTTAATGGGACACCTAGCATATATGATTATAATGGTTTTCCAAGCGGACATACTGCCGCGGCATTTATTGCCGTGGGATTTGCCTTGCGATTTTATAGCAAAAGATGGATTATATTTTTAGCCCTACTTGCTATCTTAGTGCCACCATCAAGGGTGCTAACACTATGGCATACGACTATACAGGTTATTGCTGGTGGGATTTTTAGCTTAGTTATAACTTATAGCGTTCTTGTTGTATTGCAAAAGATTCCATATTTTCGCAATGCGTAA
- the aroC gene encoding chorismate synthase, which produces MDSNGILFQFSSFGESHGEGIGGIVSGMPSGITIDYAFLESEIARRKGGSKFATPRKEDDAFQILSGVFEGRSTGTPIGFFIPNMNVRSKDYTKIKDVFRPSHADFTYYHKYGHRDYRGGGRSSARESVARVLAGGLAKLLLREFNIEILSGITHVGNIGTAKKNFSRDDFMSARESAIFALDKSKEEAMQEEILSAKAKGDSVGASALFSVFNVPIGLGEPLSYKLDSILARDLMGLNAVKAVEIGSGIESTKMYGSQNNDYMDKNGFMSNNSGGILGGISNGNDIIIKVHFKPTPSIFCAQKTIDIYNNEVDIKLQGRHDPCVGVRGSVVCESIVALVLADMLLLNMSAKLENLKKIYG; this is translated from the coding sequence ATGGATTCTAATGGTATTTTATTTCAATTTAGCTCTTTTGGGGAGAGTCATGGCGAGGGTATTGGTGGCATTGTGAGTGGTATGCCATCTGGCATAACTATTGATTATGCGTTTTTAGAATCTGAGATTGCAAGAAGAAAGGGCGGGTCCAAGTTTGCAACACCAAGAAAAGAAGATGATGCTTTTCAGATTCTAAGTGGTGTATTTGAGGGCAGAAGCACAGGGACTCCCATTGGCTTTTTTATCCCTAATATGAATGTGCGTAGCAAAGATTATACAAAGATTAAAGATGTGTTTCGCCCATCTCATGCTGATTTTACCTATTATCATAAGTATGGACATAGAGATTATCGTGGTGGTGGCAGAAGTAGTGCTAGAGAGAGTGTAGCGCGAGTGCTTGCTGGTGGGTTAGCAAAGCTGCTTTTAAGGGAGTTTAATATTGAGATTCTAAGTGGTATTACGCATGTAGGTAACATAGGCACAGCTAAGAAGAATTTTAGTCGAGATGATTTTATGAGTGCTAGAGAGAGTGCTATATTCGCCCTTGATAAAAGTAAAGAAGAAGCCATGCAAGAAGAGATTTTGAGTGCAAAAGCAAAGGGTGATAGTGTGGGTGCAAGTGCTTTATTCTCTGTTTTTAATGTGCCTATTGGACTAGGAGAGCCGCTTTCCTATAAACTTGATTCTATACTTGCAAGGGATCTTATGGGGCTTAATGCGGTAAAAGCAGTAGAGATAGGCAGCGGTATAGAATCTACAAAGATGTATGGCTCTCAAAATAATGACTATATGGATAAAAATGGTTTTATGAGTAATAATTCTGGTGGGATTTTAGGTGGTATCTCAAATGGGAATGACATTATCATTAAAGTGCATTTCAAGCCCACGCCTAGCATATTTTGTGCGCAAAAAACAATAGATATATATAATAATGAAGTAGATATAAAGTTGCAAGGCAGACATGACCCATGCGTTGGTGTAAGGGGTAGTGTAGTGTGTGAGAGTATTGTTGCCCTTGTCTTGGCTGATATGTTGCTACTTAATATGAGTGCAAAACTAGAGAATCTTAAAAAGATTTATGGGTGA
- a CDS encoding FkbM family methyltransferase, whose product MGFLDTLKRNKPARKKDILKLIDFNKDYSELILRALADPNGLGKLDAMMHNAYMPRHYWEIFHQMYVYGNAYSNDGIAQREICIDCGGHIGVFTDVALHCGAIVYVFEPNKYLFAFLQNKYRDNPNVILHNQAVSNRNYQTQFLIDECGELSQGNRIVESVNHTQKSYEVEVIDLSQYIKEHILPKHNKISFLKLDVEGSEFDIMESLLGQDLHKYIGYIACETHERFFSDGEEKLAKLKQSIEEKSAKNVFLDWI is encoded by the coding sequence ATGGGTTTTTTAGATACACTCAAACGCAACAAGCCTGCACGCAAAAAAGATATTTTGAAGTTAATAGACTTTAACAAAGATTATAGTGAGCTTATCTTGCGTGCCTTAGCTGATCCAAATGGTTTAGGAAAGCTTGATGCTATGATGCATAATGCCTATATGCCAAGGCATTACTGGGAGATTTTTCATCAAATGTATGTGTATGGCAATGCTTACAGCAACGATGGAATAGCACAAAGGGAAATTTGCATTGATTGTGGTGGGCATATTGGTGTATTTACAGATGTTGCCCTGCATTGCGGTGCGATTGTATATGTCTTTGAGCCAAACAAATATCTTTTTGCTTTTTTACAGAACAAATATAGGGATAACCCAAATGTGATATTACATAATCAAGCGGTTTCAAATAGAAATTACCAAACGCAATTTTTGATTGATGAATGTGGTGAATTGTCGCAGGGAAATCGCATTGTAGAAAGCGTGAATCATACGCAAAAATCCTATGAAGTAGAAGTCATTGACTTAAGTCAATATATTAAAGAGCATATCCTGCCAAAGCACAACAAGATAAGTTTTTTAAAGCTTGATGTGGAGGGAAGTGAATTTGACATTATGGAATCTTTACTAGGACAAGACTTACATAAATATATAGGCTACATTGCTTGTGAGACGCACGAAAGATTCTTTAGTGATGGGGAAGAAAAACTAGCAAAACTTAAACAAAGCATAGAAGAAAAATCCGCAAAAAATGTGTTTTTGGATTGGATTTGA
- the prpD gene encoding 2-methylcitrate dehydratase, which translates to MSADMGTLDTKRPEFDELLTKIARYALEYKINSPLAYDTARYCLMDTIGCGLLALNFPACTKLLGPVVEGAEFRPLGAKIPGTSYQLEPERAAFNVGAMVRWLDFNDTWLAAEWGHPSDNLGAIWAVADYLSRKNIAEGKEPLKVKDVLSAMIKAHEIQGVLALENCFNKVGLDHVLLVRIASTAVACAMLGGSFEEVRNAVSHAFIDGGALRTYRHAPNTGSRKSWAAGDASSRGVNLALKALSGEMGYPSALSAEFWGFEDVKMKGKKLTIPQEFGSYVMENVLFKISFPAEFHAQTAVECALKLHNEVKDRLDSIEKIVITTQESGHRIINKVGELANPADRDHCIQYMVAVPLVFGRLTAEDYEDSVASDTRIDALRNKMVVEVDDRYTREYLEADKRSIANAVQIFYKDGSKSEKVEVEYPIGHKRRRSEGIPVLVAKFERNIALKLSPKKCEQIKAVCENQAKLESMAFNEFSDLFAL; encoded by the coding sequence ATGAGTGCCGATATGGGAACATTGGATACCAAACGACCGGAGTTTGATGAGCTGCTAACAAAAATTGCGCGCTATGCGTTGGAGTATAAAATTAACTCCCCTTTAGCCTATGATACAGCGAGATACTGCCTTATGGATACCATAGGCTGCGGACTTTTGGCATTAAACTTTCCAGCTTGCACAAAGCTTCTAGGACCTGTTGTTGAGGGCGCGGAGTTTCGCCCTTTGGGAGCAAAGATCCCGGGGACTAGCTATCAGCTAGAGCCAGAGCGAGCGGCGTTTAATGTAGGAGCAATGGTTAGGTGGCTTGATTTTAATGACACTTGGTTAGCTGCAGAGTGGGGACACCCAAGCGATAATCTAGGGGCGATTTGGGCGGTAGCTGACTATCTAAGCCGCAAAAATATTGCTGAAGGCAAAGAGCCTTTGAAAGTCAAAGATGTGCTAAGTGCGATGATTAAAGCTCACGAGATTCAAGGTGTGTTAGCGTTAGAAAACTGCTTTAACAAAGTGGGGCTAGACCACGTGCTGCTTGTTAGGATCGCTTCTACTGCTGTGGCGTGTGCTATGCTTGGTGGGAGCTTTGAAGAAGTGCGAAACGCAGTAAGCCACGCATTCATTGATGGCGGGGCGTTGCGGACATATCGCCACGCACCAAACACAGGCTCACGCAAAAGCTGGGCGGCAGGAGATGCAAGCTCAAGGGGCGTAAATCTAGCCTTGAAAGCCTTAAGCGGAGAAATGGGCTATCCAAGTGCGTTGAGTGCGGAGTTTTGGGGATTTGAAGATGTGAAAATGAAAGGCAAAAAGCTCACTATCCCGCAAGAATTTGGCAGCTATGTAATGGAAAATGTGCTGTTTAAAATCAGCTTCCCAGCGGAATTCCACGCGCAAACGGCGGTAGAATGCGCGTTGAAACTGCATAATGAAGTCAAAGACAGACTAGATTCTATTGAAAAAATTGTAATCACCACTCAAGAATCTGGACATAGAATCATTAACAAAGTCGGCGAGCTTGCAAACCCTGCTGATAGGGATCACTGCATTCAGTATATGGTGGCTGTGCCGCTTGTGTTTGGGCGACTAACCGCTGAAGATTATGAAGACTCTGTGGCGAGTGATACACGCATTGACGCCTTGCGGAATAAAATGGTAGTAGAAGTCGATGATCGCTATACACGCGAGTATTTAGAGGCGGATAAACGATCAATCGCTAATGCGGTGCAGATTTTCTACAAAGATGGCAGCAAGAGCGAAAAGGTGGAAGTAGAGTATCCTATCGGGCATAAACGCCGAAGAAGTGAGGGTATCCCTGTGTTAGTGGCGAAGTTTGAACGCAATATCGCCCTAAAACTTAGCCCCAAAAAATGCGAACAGATTAAGGCAGTGTGTGAAAATCAAGCCAAGCTAGAATCTATGGCGTTTAATGAATTTAGTGATTTATTTGCGTTGTAG
- the prpC gene encoding bifunctional 2-methylcitrate synthase/citrate synthase has product MAAPTEKVAKKVGGLAGISAGESAICTCGTGHGLNYRGYDIYDLAEHCEFEEVAYLLLKEKLPNKAELESFKKELIAARSLPKELKEVLKLLPKDAHPMDIMRTACSTLGCLEPEEYDVFKASFPNQQRIGTRLLGIFPSVLTFWHHYHTSGKEISTESKQDSIAGYFLESLHQKEPKELWVKAMHASLILYAEHEFNASTFTARVITATMSDVYAGITGAIGALRGPLHGGANEAAMDLIEEFKTPEQATQGILDKLARKDKIMGFGHRVYVEKDPRNVVIKAWSKKLSDDVKDTKGLYPISEAIEKVMWEQKKLFPNLDFYSASAYHFMGIPTPYFTPIFIFSRTAGWLAHIFEQRGNNKLIRPSSQYTGPENKAFIPMDKR; this is encoded by the coding sequence ATGGCAGCACCAACGGAAAAAGTGGCAAAAAAAGTCGGCGGCTTAGCAGGGATAAGCGCAGGAGAATCCGCTATCTGCACTTGTGGCACAGGACACGGGCTAAATTACAGAGGATATGATATTTATGATTTAGCCGAGCATTGTGAGTTTGAGGAAGTGGCATATTTGCTATTAAAAGAAAAGCTTCCTAATAAGGCAGAGCTAGAATCGTTCAAAAAGGAGCTAATAGCCGCACGAAGCTTACCAAAAGAGCTAAAAGAAGTGCTAAAGCTTCTGCCAAAAGACGCACACCCTATGGATATTATGCGGACAGCTTGTTCTACGCTTGGCTGCTTAGAGCCTGAAGAATATGATGTATTTAAAGCATCTTTTCCAAATCAGCAGAGAATTGGCACAAGGCTTTTAGGGATTTTCCCAAGTGTGCTGACTTTCTGGCATCATTATCACACAAGCGGCAAGGAGATAAGCACAGAATCTAAGCAAGATTCTATCGCCGGGTATTTCCTAGAATCCCTGCACCAAAAAGAGCCAAAAGAGCTATGGGTAAAGGCTATGCACGCTAGTCTAATCCTGTATGCAGAACACGAGTTTAACGCCTCTACATTTACCGCAAGGGTGATTACTGCGACAATGTCTGATGTGTATGCGGGAATCACAGGGGCGATTGGGGCGTTAAGGGGACCACTGCACGGCGGAGCGAATGAAGCGGCGATGGATTTGATAGAGGAGTTTAAAACACCAGAGCAAGCAACGCAGGGGATTTTAGACAAACTTGCTAGAAAAGATAAGATTATGGGCTTTGGACATCGCGTATATGTGGAGAAAGACCCACGAAATGTGGTGATTAAGGCGTGGAGTAAAAAATTGAGTGATGATGTGAAAGACACAAAGGGGCTATACCCCATAAGTGAAGCGATAGAAAAGGTAATGTGGGAGCAAAAGAAGCTTTTCCCTAATCTTGATTTTTATAGCGCAAGTGCGTATCACTTTATGGGGATTCCCACGCCGTATTTCACGCCGATTTTTATCTTTTCACGCACGGCAGGGTGGCTGGCACATATTTTTGAGCAAAGGGGGAATAATAAGTTAATTAGACCTAGTTCGCAATACACAGGACCAGAAAACAAAGCGTTTATCCCTATGGATAAGCGTTAA
- the prpB gene encoding methylisocitrate lyase has protein sequence MKTAGQKFREALKENNPLQIIGVINAYSAIQAQKSGAKALYLSGGALAAMSLGVPDLGISSLEDVCIDVRRITAVSDLPLLVDADTGWGGAFNIARTIKDLTRSGAAGCHIEDQVAQKRCGHRPNKELVSKEEMCDRIKAAMDAKIDSSFVVMARTDAHASEGQNAAIDRALAYVEAGADMIFAEAIHTLEEYKQFTDVIKVPVLANITEFGKTPYFTKDELANVGISMVLYPLSAARAMNKAALAVFKDIINNGSQKNSIDSMQTRDELYEMLGYHEYEQKLDTLFKSKK, from the coding sequence ATGAAAACAGCAGGACAAAAATTTAGAGAAGCATTAAAGGAAAATAATCCTTTGCAAATCATAGGTGTGATTAACGCCTACTCTGCTATACAGGCACAAAAAAGCGGCGCAAAGGCTCTTTACTTAAGCGGTGGGGCATTAGCGGCGATGAGTTTAGGTGTGCCTGATCTTGGCATTAGCTCACTAGAAGATGTCTGCATTGATGTGCGCCGCATTACAGCAGTGAGTGATTTGCCCTTGCTTGTAGATGCGGACACTGGCTGGGGTGGGGCATTTAACATCGCTAGGACGATTAAAGACTTAACGCGAAGTGGAGCAGCGGGCTGCCACATAGAAGACCAAGTCGCGCAAAAACGCTGCGGACACCGCCCAAATAAAGAGCTTGTAAGCAAAGAAGAGATGTGTGATAGGATAAAAGCGGCGATGGACGCAAAAATAGATTCTAGTTTTGTGGTAATGGCAAGGACTGATGCCCACGCAAGTGAGGGGCAAAACGCAGCGATTGATAGGGCGTTAGCTTATGTAGAAGCAGGGGCGGATATGATATTTGCTGAGGCAATCCACACGCTAGAAGAGTATAAGCAATTTACTGATGTGATAAAAGTGCCAGTGCTAGCAAATATCACAGAGTTTGGCAAGACGCCTTATTTCACAAAAGATGAGCTAGCAAATGTAGGAATCTCTATGGTGCTTTACCCCCTATCAGCAGCAAGGGCGATGAATAAGGCGGCATTAGCGGTTTTCAAAGATATTATCAACAATGGCTCACAGAAAAATAGCATAGATTCTATGCAAACACGCGATGAGCTGTATGAAATGCTTGGCTACCACGAGTATGAGCAAAAGCTCGATACACTCTTTAAAAGCAAAAAATAA
- a CDS encoding propionyl-CoA synthetase — MSVYEEVYKQSIENPEAFWAEAAKKVHWYHEWDKVLDVVNDHYRWFVGGCMNTCYNALDLHIENGRGDQVALHYDSPVTDTKKSYTYKELRKRVAKTAGILVNKGVVKGDRVLIYMPMIPEAVIAMLACARIGAIHSVVFGGFAAHELAARIEDAKPRVIMSASCGIEVSRVIKYKPTLDEAIKSSSHKPTTCLIWQRPQERANMLPWRDVDWASEEEKTDPVECVPVDATDPLYVLYTSGTTGKPKGVIRSNGGHSVAMKWSMDNIYNAKPGDVFWAASDVGWVVGHSYIVYGTLMNGCTTIVYEGKPVKTPNPGAFWRVVQEYKVNILFSAPTAFRAIKKEDSKGEWLKKYDISSLKAVFVAGERCDSDTLKWIEKLVKKPVIDHWWQTETGWAIAANPLGLEQMPVKPGSPTKPMPGFNLKVLDEEGKECKAGKLGNLVIKLPLPPACLMGIWGDDTRYKNSYLNHYPGYYLTGDSGYIDKDGYVFVMGRMDGVINVAGHRLSTGGMEEAIAKHPDIAECAVIGVNNELKGEIPLAFVVLKDGLERDTQSLCEGIVQLVREEIGAVASLHIVAVVARLPKTRSGKILRGTMRDIADGNEWKIPSTIEDSSVLPEIEKALANLGYPKSKTIKEAK; from the coding sequence ATGTCGGTATATGAAGAAGTGTATAAACAATCCATTGAAAATCCAGAAGCCTTCTGGGCAGAAGCTGCTAAAAAAGTGCATTGGTATCACGAATGGGATAAGGTGCTTGATGTTGTGAATGATCATTATCGGTGGTTTGTCGGTGGGTGTATGAATACCTGCTACAACGCCCTTGATTTGCATATAGAAAATGGCAGAGGTGATCAAGTGGCTTTGCATTACGACTCGCCTGTAACGGACACAAAAAAGTCTTACACCTATAAAGAATTACGCAAAAGAGTGGCAAAAACCGCTGGAATCTTAGTCAATAAAGGCGTGGTAAAAGGCGATAGAGTGCTTATCTATATGCCTATGATTCCAGAAGCAGTGATTGCAATGCTTGCTTGTGCTAGGATTGGGGCGATTCATAGCGTGGTCTTTGGTGGATTTGCCGCACACGAGTTGGCAGCTAGGATTGAGGATGCAAAGCCACGCGTTATTATGAGTGCTTCTTGTGGTATTGAAGTCTCTCGCGTGATTAAGTATAAGCCAACACTTGATGAAGCGATAAAAAGCTCTAGCCATAAGCCTACCACTTGTCTTATTTGGCAACGCCCACAAGAGAGGGCGAATATGCTACCTTGGCGTGATGTGGATTGGGCAAGTGAAGAGGAAAAAACAGATCCTGTTGAGTGTGTGCCTGTTGATGCGACTGATCCGCTTTATGTGCTTTATACTTCTGGCACGACTGGTAAGCCAAAGGGCGTTATCCGCAGTAATGGCGGGCATTCTGTGGCGATGAAGTGGTCAATGGATAATATCTATAACGCAAAGCCCGGCGATGTATTTTGGGCGGCAAGTGATGTAGGCTGGGTTGTAGGGCATAGCTATATTGTCTATGGCACTTTGATGAATGGCTGCACGACTATTGTATATGAAGGAAAGCCGGTTAAAACGCCAAATCCGGGAGCATTCTGGCGAGTGGTGCAAGAGTATAAAGTCAATATTTTGTTCTCCGCACCAACGGCATTTAGAGCGATTAAAAAAGAAGATTCTAAAGGTGAATGGCTGAAAAAATATGATATTAGCTCACTTAAGGCAGTCTTTGTCGCTGGAGAGAGATGCGATAGCGATACGCTAAAATGGATTGAAAAGCTTGTTAAAAAGCCAGTGATTGATCACTGGTGGCAGACAGAAACCGGCTGGGCAATCGCGGCAAATCCGCTAGGATTAGAGCAAATGCCTGTAAAGCCCGGCTCTCCCACAAAGCCAATGCCCGGATTTAATCTCAAAGTCCTAGATGAAGAAGGTAAAGAGTGCAAGGCTGGTAAGCTAGGCAATCTTGTGATTAAGCTGCCCTTGCCCCCTGCGTGTCTAATGGGAATCTGGGGCGATGATACAAGGTATAAAAACTCCTATCTTAATCACTATCCGGGCTACTATCTCACCGGCGATAGTGGCTACATTGACAAAGATGGCTATGTGTTTGTAATGGGGCGAATGGATGGCGTTATCAATGTCGCAGGACACAGACTATCAACTGGCGGTATGGAAGAAGCCATTGCTAAGCACCCAGATATTGCAGAATGTGCGGTAATTGGCGTAAATAATGAGTTAAAGGGCGAGATCCCACTAGCCTTTGTCGTGCTAAAAGATGGGCTGGAAAGAGATACACAGAGCTTATGCGAAGGCATTGTGCAGCTTGTGAGAGAAGAGATTGGTGCGGTGGCTTCATTGCATATTGTAGCGGTAGTAGCACGACTACCAAAGACTAGAAGTGGTAAAATCCTGCGCGGCACAATGCGTGATATTGCTGATGGCAATGAATGGAAAATACCTAGCACGATTGAAGATTCTAGTGTGCTGCCAGAGATTGAGAAAGCATTGGCAAATCTTGGCTATCCAAAATCTAAAACCATAAAGGAGGCAAAATGA